One window of the Oncorhynchus clarkii lewisi isolate Uvic-CL-2024 chromosome 19, UVic_Ocla_1.0, whole genome shotgun sequence genome contains the following:
- the LOC139374125 gene encoding protein mab-21-like 2 → MIATQAKLVYQLNKYYSERCQTRKAAIAKTIREVCKVVSDVLKEVEVQEPRFISSLSEIEARFEGMEVIAPNEFEVVLYLNQMGVFNFVDDGSLPGCAVLKLSDGRKRSMSLWVEFITASGYLSARKIRSRFQTLVAQAVDKCSYRDVVKMVADTSEVRLRIRERYVVQITPAFKCTGIWPRSAAQWPMPHIPWPGPNRVAEVKAEGFNLLSKECYSLTGKQSSAESDAWVLQFSEAENRLLMAGCRKRCLSVLKTLRDRHLELPGQPLQSYHMKTLLLYECEKHPRETDWDESCLGDRINGILLQLISCLQCRRCPHYFLPNLDLFQGKPHSALEAAAKQTWRLAREILTNAKSLDKL, encoded by the coding sequence ATGATCGCGACGCAGGCAAAGCTGGTCTACCAGCTCAACAAATACTACAGCGAGAGATGCCAAACTCGAAAAGCGGCCATTGCAAAGACTATCCGGGAGGTGTGTAAGGTAGTGTCGGACGTCCTGAAGGAGGTCGAGGTGCAGGAACCCCGGTTCATCTCCTCTCTCAGCGAGATAGAGGCGCGATTCGAGGGGATGGAGGTCATAGCCCCCAATGAGTTCGAGGTGGTCCTCTACCTCAACCAGATGGGAGTGTTCAACTTTGTTGACGACGGTTCTCTGCCCGGCTGCGCTGTACTGAAGCTGAGCGACGGCCGCAAAAGAAGTATGTCTCTCTGGGTCGAGTTCATAACGGCCTCGGGCTACCTTTCCGCCCGGAAGATCCGCTCAAGGTTTCAGACTCTGGTGGCGCAAGCGGTGGATAAATGTAGCTACCGTGACGTGGTTAAAATGGTAGCAGATACAAGTGAGGTAAGACTAAGGATCCGGGAGAGATACGTGGTTCAGATCACCCCTGCGTTCAAGTGCACAGGGATCTGGCCTAGGAGCGCTGCCCAGTGGCCCATGCCCCATATCCCCTGGCCTGGTCCGAACCGGGTGGCCGAGGTCAAGGCCGAGGGCTTTAACCTGCTCTCCAAAGAGTGCTACTCGTTGACCGGGAAACAGAGCTCGGCTGAGAGTGACGCCTGGGTCTTGCAGTTCAGCGAGGCCGAGAATAGGCTCCTGATGGCGGGATGCAGGAAAAGATGCCTCTCGGTCCTGAAGACTCTCCGCGACCGTCATCTCGAGCTACCCGGTCAGCCACTCCAGAGCTACCACATGAAGACCCTGCTGCTGTATGAGTGTGAGAAACACCCGAGAGAGACCGACTGGGACGAGTCCTGCCTCGGAGATCGAATCAACGGAATTCTGCTGCAGCTCATCTCGTGTTTGCAGTGCCGCAGATGCCCCCATTATTTCTTACCAAATTTGGACCTGTTTCAGGGGAAGCCCCACTCGGCCCTGGAAGCTGCCGCAAAGCAGACGTGGAGACTGGCGAGGGAAATCCTCACTAATGCAAAAAGTTTGGACAAATTATAA